Proteins from one Gallus gallus isolate bGalGal1 chromosome 17, bGalGal1.mat.broiler.GRCg7b, whole genome shotgun sequence genomic window:
- the CARD9 gene encoding caspase recruitment domain-containing protein 9 isoform X4, which produces MSGRLRKDEAAHCYFSLTTMLEEDNDETCWNSLENFRVKLISVIDPSRITPYLRQCQVINHDDEEQVLNDPSLVMRKRKAGVLLDILQRTGRKGFEAFMESLELYYPQLYKKITGKEPSRVFSLIIDTAGESGLSQLLMNEITKLQRTVQEERQKAQELTVWLHTKENMIREMWVRDSLLRKHQERVQKMREERDSLSKELRKCKDENYNLAMSYARQSEEKSSALMKNRDLLLEIDSLKHSLMKAEDDCKLERKHSMKLKHAIEQRPSHEVMWEIQQEKELLLAKNQELENTLQVAREQNLETSLSHETVQNDCSQVLERQDLLNTLYHLRKELRQAEVLRDKYAEEKEILELQCTSLRKDSQMYKKRMEAVLEQMEEVASERDQALLTREQFYTQYSKNLVERDTYRKQIRELGERCDELQLQLFQKEGQLLATEAKLKRLQLELPALTSDLDDTSSRDSQDLTLHGHLDEDSHLTKKDCCKGQTQQFSMQESNLTAESPTFEECSSAHEELSEKERRRMKDCFERYRRKRALRRAPAGRRPEADWEPSTGSDNTDTEGS; this is translated from the exons ATGTCAGGCAGACTGAG GAAGGACGAAGCAGCCCACTGCTACTTCTCGCTCACCACCATGCTGGAAGAAGATAATGATGAGACGTGTTGGAATAGCCTGGAAAACTTTCGGGTGAAGCTGATCTCAGTGATAGATCCTTCTCGTATAACACCTTACCTTCGTCAGTGCCAGGTGATAAACCATGATGATGAGGAACAGGTTCTCAATGACCCCAGCCTGGTCATGCGCAAACGCAAAGCAG GTGTTCTTCTGGACATTCTACAGCGAACAGGGCGCAAGGGCTTTGAGGCATTCATGGAGAGTCTCGAGCTTTACTATCCACAACTGTATAAGAAAATAACTGGGAAGGAACCAAGCAGGGTTTTCTCTCTGATTATAG ACACAGCTGGGGAGTCAGGCCTGAGCCAGCTCCTGATGAATGAGATTACGAAGCTGCAGAGAACAGTGCAGGAGGAGCGGCAGAAGGCCCAGGAGCTCACCGTGTGGCTGCACACCAAAGAGAATATGATCAGAGAGATGTGGGTGAGGGACAGCCTGCTCCGCAAGCACCAAGAGCGGGTGCAGAAGATGAGGGAGGAGAGGGACAGTCTAAGCAAGGAGCTGCGGAAGTGCAAGGATGAGAACTACAACCTGGCAATGAGCTATGCCAGACAGAGCGAGGAGAAGAGCAGTGCCCTCATGAAGAACAGGGACCTGCTCCTAGAG ATTGATAGCTTGAAGCATAGCCTCATGAAGGCTGAGGACGACTGCAAACTAGAGCGTAAGCACTCGATGAAACTGAAGCATGCCATAGAACAACGTCCGAGCCATGAAGTGATGTGGGAGATCCAGCAGGAGAAGGAGCTGCTTTTGGCCAAGAATCAGGAGCTGGAGAACACTCTTCAG GTTGCCAGGGAACAGAATTTGGAGACGAGTCTCTCCCATGAGACTGTGCAGAATGACTGCAGCCAGGTGCTGGAGCGCCAGGACCTGCTGAACACCCTGTACCACCTTCGCAAGGAGCTGCGCCAAGCCGAGGTGCTTCGAGACAAG tatgcagaggaaaaagaaatacttgaaCTACAGTGCACATCTCTGAGGAAGGACTCCCAGATGTATAAAAAACGGATGGAAGCTGTCTTAGAGCAGATGGAGGAAGTGGCTTCGGAAAGAGACCAG GCACTGCTGACCAGAGAACAGTTCTACACACAGTACTCCAAGAACCTTGTTGAGAGGGACACCTATCGGAAGCAGATTCGGGAGCTGGGGGAGCGATGCgatgagctgcagctgcagctcttccaaAAGGAGGGTCAGCTACTGGCTACTGAAGCCAAGCTGAAAAGACTGCAACTGGAGCTGCCTGCACTG ACTTCTGACCTGGATGACACCTCCTCCAGAGATTCCCAGGAT CTTACTCTTCATGGTCATCTAGACGAAGATTCGCACCTGACTAAAA aAGACTGCTGTAAAGGACAAACCCAGCAATTCAGCATGCAAGAAAGCAATCTGACTGCAGAGTCACCCACT ttcgAGGAGTGCAGCTCAGCCCACGAGGAGCTGTCCGAGAAGGAGCGGAGGAGGATGAAGGACTGCTTTGAGCGTTACCGCAG GAAGCGCGCCCTGCGCAGAGCGCCCGCGGGCCGCCGCCCCGAGGCCGACTGGGAGCCGAGCACGGGCAGCGACAACACGGACACCGAGGGCAGCTAG